The Juglans regia cultivar Chandler chromosome 2, Walnut 2.0, whole genome shotgun sequence genome includes a window with the following:
- the LOC109004069 gene encoding uncharacterized protein LOC109004069 isoform X33, with the protein MANAPEENIIISSGRGQDEDQLSNFAELYKAVRDGKLTDTVRILDQSQDFDQPGDKACNKIITDRDETALHVAVLNGHEHIVEELMNRMSDESLAMYDRDGYTALITAAVLGNRKMVECMLTKKSDLIRIKSNSNGKNLPVVMAIDFGQIEMARYLYDLTPEGDLIPQDNDQEITPDEDLIPQEDNDQEITPDEDLIPQDNDQEIHKDHNGATLLTCAIYAGTLDGMHIALGLIERCPRLALAIDKYDESGILALASMRQSLPSGNQRIYSSNVEHGQSNQEESNRSDLEHGQSNQEESNRSNVEHGQSNQEESNRSDLEHGQSNQEGINISDVEHGQSNHEEINRSDLEHGQSNQEGINISEVEHGQSSQEEINISEHGQSNQEEINKSDVEHGQSNHEEINRSGITQLYEMKRIHDQYDKLLSKMCEEISESLQSNTQQLKDGLVYTAICQAAENGISEFVSKMLETDRHFLWTEDRNGRNIFMLGVLHRQEKIFSILYRLDGKIMNSLTCLQDRNKNNMLHMAGMMEDAIRQINQIPGAALQMQRELQWFKEVERIVLPRHKETKNGDGLTPRQLFTKNHEDMKEKGEKWMKNTARSCTVVGALIVTIMFAAIFTLPGDNNQSMGLPKSLNKFWLNVLIIFDALSLFSSSTSVLMFLGILTSRYSEEDFLEYLPRQMIIGLLTLFCSIATMMITFSSALLIILQEQLRIAIPLICLASVPVTFFVWIQFPILKDMIISTYGPSIFTGRK; encoded by the exons atggcAAATGCGCCGGAGGAGAACATTATCATAAGTTCCGGACGCGGTCAGGATGAAGATCAGTTATCCAACTTTGCAGAATTGTACAAAGCTGTGCGAGACGGTAAATTGACTGATACAGTACGCATTCTTGATCAGTCTCAAGACTTTGATCAACCCGGTGATAAGGCATGTAATAAGATAATCACAGATAGAGACGAAACGGCTCTTCATGTTGCTGTTTTAAATGGACATGAGCATATAGTGGAGGAGTTGATGAATCGAATGTCGGATGAGAGCTTGGCCATGTATGATAGAGACGGTTACACAGCTCTAATCACGGCTGCCGTGCTTGGAAATAGGAAAATGGTGGAGTGCATGCTTACAAAAAAATCTGATTTGATCAGAATTAAAAGTAATTCCAACGGAAAAAATCTTCCAGTTGTTATGGCTATTGATTTCGGGCAAATAGAAATGGCGCGCTATTTGTATGATCTTACTCCAGAAGGAGATTTAATTCCACAGGATAATGATCAGGAGATTACTCCAGATGAAGATTTAATTCCACAGGAGGATAATGATCAGGAGATTACTCCAGATGAAGATTTAATTCCACAGGATAATGATCAGGAGATTCATAAGGACCACAATGGTGCTACGCTTCTTACCTGTGCTATCTATGCTGGGACTTTGG ACGGAATGCATATTGCTTTGGGATTAATCGAACGCTGCCCACGTTTGGCATTGGCTATTGACAAGTATGACGAGTCGGGAATCTTAGCATTGGCCTCTATGCGTCAGTCCTTGCCAAGTGGAAATCAGCGCATCTACTCCTCAA ATGTAGAACATGGCCAAAGCAATCAAGAAGAAAGTAACAGATCAG ATTTAGAACATGGCCAAAGCAATCAAGAAGAAAGTAACAGATCAA ATGTAGAACATGGCCAAAGCAATCAAGAAGAAAGTAACAGATCAG ATCTAGAACATGGCCAAAGCAATCAAGAAGGAATTAACATATCAG ATGTAGAACATGGCCAAAGCAATCATGAAGAAATTAACAGATCAG ATCTAGAACATGGCCAAAGCAATCAAGAAGGAATTAACATATCAG AGGTAGAACATGGCCAAAGCAGTCAAGAAGAAATTAACATTTCAG AACATGGCCAAAGCAATCAAGAAGAAATTAACAAATCAG ATGTAGAACATGGCCAAAGCAATCATGAAGAAATTAACAGATCAG GAATCACGCAGTTGTACGAGATGAAGAGGATCCATGACCAGTACGATAAACTTCTTTCTAAAATGTGTGAAGAGATATCAGAATCACTTCAATCAAACACTCAACAACTTAAGGATGGCCTAGTTTATACTGCCATTTGCCAGGCTGCCGAGAACGGGATTTCCGAGTTTGTTTCTAAGATGCTTGAAACGGATCGACATTTTTTATGGACCGAAGATAGAAATGGAAGGAACATATTTATGCTCGGTGTCTTGCATCGTCAAGAAAAAATCTTTAGCATTCTATACCGGCTAGATGGGAAGATCATGAACTCCTTGACATGTTTACAAGATCGcaataaaaataacatgttACATATGGCAGGGATGATGGAAGATGCCATCAGGCAGATTAATCAAATCCCAGGGGCAGCTTTACAGATGCAAAGAGAGTTACAATGGTTCaag GAGGTAGAGAGAATTGTCCTTCCCAGGCATAAGGAAACCAAAAATGGGGATGGTTTAACTCCCCGACAACTATTTACGAAGAACCACGAGGACATGAAggaaaagggagagaaatggatgaaaaataCAGCAAGGTCATGTACGGTGGTGGGTGCTCTCATTGTTACTATTATGTTTGCAGCTATCTTTACTCTTCCAGGTGATAACAACCAAAGCATGGGCTTGCCAAAGTCCTTGAACAAGTTTTGGCTCAACGTCCTCATAATATTCGATGCATTGtcccttttttcttcctcaacttcAGTCTTGATGTTTTTGGGAATTCTCACATCACGTTATTCAGAAGAGGATTTTCTTGAGTATTTGCCAAGACAGATGATAATAGGCCTTTTGACTCTCTTTTGCTCTATTGCGACCATGATGATAACCTTTTCAAGTGCTCTTTTAATCATCCTACAAGAGCAATTACGGATTGCAATTCCTCTCATTTGTTTGGCTAGTGTTCCAGTCACGTTCTTCGTATGGATTCAGTTCCCAATTCTTAAGGACATGATCATTTCAACCTACGGACCAAGCATCTTCACAGGCCGAAAATGA
- the LOC109004069 gene encoding uncharacterized protein LOC109004069 isoform X29 — MANAPEENIIISSGRGQDEDQLSNFAELYKAVRDGKLTDTVRILDQSQDFDQPGDKACNKIITDRDETALHVAVLNGHEHIVEELMNRMSDESLAMYDRDGYTALITAAVLGNRKMVECMLTKKSDLIRIKSNSNGKNLPVVMAIDFGQIEMARYLYDLTPEGDLIPQDNDQEITPDEDLIPQEDNDQEITPDEDLIPQDNDQEIHKDHNGATLLTCAIYAGTLDGMHIALGLIERCPRLALAIDKYDESGILALASMRQSLPSGNQRIYSSNVEHGQSNQEESNRSDLEHGQSNQEESNRSNVEHGQSNQEESNRSDLEHGQSNQEGINISEVEHGQSNQEEINISGIMRIPILAPAICKTRSNISEVEHGQSSQEEINISEHGQSNQEEINKSDVEHGQSNHEEINRSGITQLYEMKRIHDQYDKLLSKMCEEISESLQSNTQQLKDGLVYTAICQAAENGISEFVSKMLETDRHFLWTEDRNGRNIFMLGVLHRQEKIFSILYRLDGKIMNSLTCLQDRNKNNMLHMAGMMEDAIRQINQIPGAALQMQRELQWFKEVERIVLPRHKETKNGDGLTPRQLFTKNHEDMKEKGEKWMKNTARSCTVVGALIVTIMFAAIFTLPGDNNQSMGLPKSLNKFWLNVLIIFDALSLFSSSTSVLMFLGILTSRYSEEDFLEYLPRQMIIGLLTLFCSIATMMITFSSALLIILQEQLRIAIPLICLASVPVTFFVWIQFPILKDMIISTYGPSIFTGRK, encoded by the exons atggcAAATGCGCCGGAGGAGAACATTATCATAAGTTCCGGACGCGGTCAGGATGAAGATCAGTTATCCAACTTTGCAGAATTGTACAAAGCTGTGCGAGACGGTAAATTGACTGATACAGTACGCATTCTTGATCAGTCTCAAGACTTTGATCAACCCGGTGATAAGGCATGTAATAAGATAATCACAGATAGAGACGAAACGGCTCTTCATGTTGCTGTTTTAAATGGACATGAGCATATAGTGGAGGAGTTGATGAATCGAATGTCGGATGAGAGCTTGGCCATGTATGATAGAGACGGTTACACAGCTCTAATCACGGCTGCCGTGCTTGGAAATAGGAAAATGGTGGAGTGCATGCTTACAAAAAAATCTGATTTGATCAGAATTAAAAGTAATTCCAACGGAAAAAATCTTCCAGTTGTTATGGCTATTGATTTCGGGCAAATAGAAATGGCGCGCTATTTGTATGATCTTACTCCAGAAGGAGATTTAATTCCACAGGATAATGATCAGGAGATTACTCCAGATGAAGATTTAATTCCACAGGAGGATAATGATCAGGAGATTACTCCAGATGAAGATTTAATTCCACAGGATAATGATCAGGAGATTCATAAGGACCACAATGGTGCTACGCTTCTTACCTGTGCTATCTATGCTGGGACTTTGG ACGGAATGCATATTGCTTTGGGATTAATCGAACGCTGCCCACGTTTGGCATTGGCTATTGACAAGTATGACGAGTCGGGAATCTTAGCATTGGCCTCTATGCGTCAGTCCTTGCCAAGTGGAAATCAGCGCATCTACTCCTCAA ATGTAGAACATGGCCAAAGCAATCAAGAAGAAAGTAACAGATCAG ATTTAGAACATGGCCAAAGCAATCAAGAAGAAAGTAACAGATCAA ATGTAGAACATGGCCAAAGCAATCAAGAAGAAAGTAACAGATCAG ATCTAGAACATGGCCAAAGCAATCAAGAAGGAATTAACATATCAG AGGTAGAAC ATGGCCAAAGCAATCAAGAAGAAATTAACATATCAG GTATAATGCGCATTCCAATTTTGGCTCCTGCGATTTGTAAAACTCGTTCGAATATTTCAGAGGTAGAACATGGCCAAAGCAGTCAAGAAGAAATTAACATTTCAG AACATGGCCAAAGCAATCAAGAAGAAATTAACAAATCAG ATGTAGAACATGGCCAAAGCAATCATGAAGAAATTAACAGATCAG GAATCACGCAGTTGTACGAGATGAAGAGGATCCATGACCAGTACGATAAACTTCTTTCTAAAATGTGTGAAGAGATATCAGAATCACTTCAATCAAACACTCAACAACTTAAGGATGGCCTAGTTTATACTGCCATTTGCCAGGCTGCCGAGAACGGGATTTCCGAGTTTGTTTCTAAGATGCTTGAAACGGATCGACATTTTTTATGGACCGAAGATAGAAATGGAAGGAACATATTTATGCTCGGTGTCTTGCATCGTCAAGAAAAAATCTTTAGCATTCTATACCGGCTAGATGGGAAGATCATGAACTCCTTGACATGTTTACAAGATCGcaataaaaataacatgttACATATGGCAGGGATGATGGAAGATGCCATCAGGCAGATTAATCAAATCCCAGGGGCAGCTTTACAGATGCAAAGAGAGTTACAATGGTTCaag GAGGTAGAGAGAATTGTCCTTCCCAGGCATAAGGAAACCAAAAATGGGGATGGTTTAACTCCCCGACAACTATTTACGAAGAACCACGAGGACATGAAggaaaagggagagaaatggatgaaaaataCAGCAAGGTCATGTACGGTGGTGGGTGCTCTCATTGTTACTATTATGTTTGCAGCTATCTTTACTCTTCCAGGTGATAACAACCAAAGCATGGGCTTGCCAAAGTCCTTGAACAAGTTTTGGCTCAACGTCCTCATAATATTCGATGCATTGtcccttttttcttcctcaacttcAGTCTTGATGTTTTTGGGAATTCTCACATCACGTTATTCAGAAGAGGATTTTCTTGAGTATTTGCCAAGACAGATGATAATAGGCCTTTTGACTCTCTTTTGCTCTATTGCGACCATGATGATAACCTTTTCAAGTGCTCTTTTAATCATCCTACAAGAGCAATTACGGATTGCAATTCCTCTCATTTGTTTGGCTAGTGTTCCAGTCACGTTCTTCGTATGGATTCAGTTCCCAATTCTTAAGGACATGATCATTTCAACCTACGGACCAAGCATCTTCACAGGCCGAAAATGA
- the LOC109004069 gene encoding uncharacterized protein LOC109004069 isoform X37 produces the protein MANAPEENIIISSGRGQDEDQLSNFAELYKAVRDGKLTDTVRILDQSQDFDQPGDKACNKIITDRDETALHVAVLNGHEHIVEELMNRMSDESLAMYDRDGYTALITAAVLGNRKMVECMLTKKSDLIRIKSNSNGKNLPVVMAIDFGQIEMARYLYDLTPEGDLIPQDNDQEITPDEDLIPQEDNDQEITPDEDLIPQDNDQEIHKDHNGATLLTCAIYAGTLDGMHIALGLIERCPRLALAIDKYDESGILALASMRQSLPSGNQRIYSSNVEHGQSNQEESNRSDVEHGQSNQEESNRSDLEHGQSNQEGINISDVEHGQSNHEEINRSDLEHGQSNQEGINISEVEHGQSSQEEINISEHGQSNQEEINKSDVEHGQSNHEEINRSGITQLYEMKRIHDQYDKLLSKMCEEISESLQSNTQQLKDGLVYTAICQAAENGISEFVSKMLETDRHFLWTEDRNGRNIFMLGVLHRQEKIFSILYRLDGKIMNSLTCLQDRNKNNMLHMAGMMEDAIRQINQIPGAALQMQRELQWFKEVERIVLPRHKETKNGDGLTPRQLFTKNHEDMKEKGEKWMKNTARSCTVVGALIVTIMFAAIFTLPGDNNQSMGLPKSLNKFWLNVLIIFDALSLFSSSTSVLMFLGILTSRYSEEDFLEYLPRQMIIGLLTLFCSIATMMITFSSALLIILQEQLRIAIPLICLASVPVTFFVWIQFPILKDMIISTYGPSIFTGRK, from the exons atggcAAATGCGCCGGAGGAGAACATTATCATAAGTTCCGGACGCGGTCAGGATGAAGATCAGTTATCCAACTTTGCAGAATTGTACAAAGCTGTGCGAGACGGTAAATTGACTGATACAGTACGCATTCTTGATCAGTCTCAAGACTTTGATCAACCCGGTGATAAGGCATGTAATAAGATAATCACAGATAGAGACGAAACGGCTCTTCATGTTGCTGTTTTAAATGGACATGAGCATATAGTGGAGGAGTTGATGAATCGAATGTCGGATGAGAGCTTGGCCATGTATGATAGAGACGGTTACACAGCTCTAATCACGGCTGCCGTGCTTGGAAATAGGAAAATGGTGGAGTGCATGCTTACAAAAAAATCTGATTTGATCAGAATTAAAAGTAATTCCAACGGAAAAAATCTTCCAGTTGTTATGGCTATTGATTTCGGGCAAATAGAAATGGCGCGCTATTTGTATGATCTTACTCCAGAAGGAGATTTAATTCCACAGGATAATGATCAGGAGATTACTCCAGATGAAGATTTAATTCCACAGGAGGATAATGATCAGGAGATTACTCCAGATGAAGATTTAATTCCACAGGATAATGATCAGGAGATTCATAAGGACCACAATGGTGCTACGCTTCTTACCTGTGCTATCTATGCTGGGACTTTGG ACGGAATGCATATTGCTTTGGGATTAATCGAACGCTGCCCACGTTTGGCATTGGCTATTGACAAGTATGACGAGTCGGGAATCTTAGCATTGGCCTCTATGCGTCAGTCCTTGCCAAGTGGAAATCAGCGCATCTACTCCTCAA ATGTAGAACATGGCCAAAGCAATCAAGAAGAAAGTAACAGATCAG ATGTAGAACATGGCCAAAGCAATCAAGAAGAAAGTAACAGATCAG ATCTAGAACATGGCCAAAGCAATCAAGAAGGAATTAACATATCAG ATGTAGAACATGGCCAAAGCAATCATGAAGAAATTAACAGATCAG ATCTAGAACATGGCCAAAGCAATCAAGAAGGAATTAACATATCAG AGGTAGAACATGGCCAAAGCAGTCAAGAAGAAATTAACATTTCAG AACATGGCCAAAGCAATCAAGAAGAAATTAACAAATCAG ATGTAGAACATGGCCAAAGCAATCATGAAGAAATTAACAGATCAG GAATCACGCAGTTGTACGAGATGAAGAGGATCCATGACCAGTACGATAAACTTCTTTCTAAAATGTGTGAAGAGATATCAGAATCACTTCAATCAAACACTCAACAACTTAAGGATGGCCTAGTTTATACTGCCATTTGCCAGGCTGCCGAGAACGGGATTTCCGAGTTTGTTTCTAAGATGCTTGAAACGGATCGACATTTTTTATGGACCGAAGATAGAAATGGAAGGAACATATTTATGCTCGGTGTCTTGCATCGTCAAGAAAAAATCTTTAGCATTCTATACCGGCTAGATGGGAAGATCATGAACTCCTTGACATGTTTACAAGATCGcaataaaaataacatgttACATATGGCAGGGATGATGGAAGATGCCATCAGGCAGATTAATCAAATCCCAGGGGCAGCTTTACAGATGCAAAGAGAGTTACAATGGTTCaag GAGGTAGAGAGAATTGTCCTTCCCAGGCATAAGGAAACCAAAAATGGGGATGGTTTAACTCCCCGACAACTATTTACGAAGAACCACGAGGACATGAAggaaaagggagagaaatggatgaaaaataCAGCAAGGTCATGTACGGTGGTGGGTGCTCTCATTGTTACTATTATGTTTGCAGCTATCTTTACTCTTCCAGGTGATAACAACCAAAGCATGGGCTTGCCAAAGTCCTTGAACAAGTTTTGGCTCAACGTCCTCATAATATTCGATGCATTGtcccttttttcttcctcaacttcAGTCTTGATGTTTTTGGGAATTCTCACATCACGTTATTCAGAAGAGGATTTTCTTGAGTATTTGCCAAGACAGATGATAATAGGCCTTTTGACTCTCTTTTGCTCTATTGCGACCATGATGATAACCTTTTCAAGTGCTCTTTTAATCATCCTACAAGAGCAATTACGGATTGCAATTCCTCTCATTTGTTTGGCTAGTGTTCCAGTCACGTTCTTCGTATGGATTCAGTTCCCAATTCTTAAGGACATGATCATTTCAACCTACGGACCAAGCATCTTCACAGGCCGAAAATGA
- the LOC109004069 gene encoding uncharacterized protein LOC109004069 isoform X4, producing MANAPEENIIISSGRGQDEDQLSNFAELYKAVRDGKLTDTVRILDQSQDFDQPGDKACNKIITDRDETALHVAVLNGHEHIVEELMNRMSDESLAMYDRDGYTALITAAVLGNRKMVECMLTKKSDLIRIKSNSNGKNLPVVMAIDFGQIEMARYLYDLTPEGDLIPQDNDQEITPDEDLIPQEDNDQEITPDEDLIPQDNDQEIHKDHNGATLLTCAIYAGTLDGMHIALGLIERCPRLALAIDKYDESGILALASMRQSLPSGNQRIYSSNVEHGQSNQEESNRSDLEHGQSNQEESNRSNVEHGQSNQEESNRSDLEHGQSNQEGINISEVEHGQSSQEEINISEHGQSNQEEINRSDVEHGQSNQEEINRSNVEHGQSNHEEINRSDLEHGQSNQEGINISGIMRIPILAPAICKTRSNISEVEHGQSSQEEINISDVEHGQSNHEEINRSGITQLYEMKRIHDQYDKLLSKMCEEISESLQSNTQQLKDGLVYTAICQAAENGISEFVSKMLETDRHFLWTEDRNGRNIFMLGVLHRQEKIFSILYRLDGKIMNSLTCLQDRNKNNMLHMAGMMEDAIRQINQIPGAALQMQRELQWFKEVERIVLPRHKETKNGDGLTPRQLFTKNHEDMKEKGEKWMKNTARSCTVVGALIVTIMFAAIFTLPGDNNQSMGLPKSLNKFWLNVLIIFDALSLFSSSTSVLMFLGILTSRYSEEDFLEYLPRQMIIGLLTLFCSIATMMITFSSALLIILQEQLRIAIPLICLASVPVTFFVWIQFPILKDMIISTYGPSIFTGRK from the exons atggcAAATGCGCCGGAGGAGAACATTATCATAAGTTCCGGACGCGGTCAGGATGAAGATCAGTTATCCAACTTTGCAGAATTGTACAAAGCTGTGCGAGACGGTAAATTGACTGATACAGTACGCATTCTTGATCAGTCTCAAGACTTTGATCAACCCGGTGATAAGGCATGTAATAAGATAATCACAGATAGAGACGAAACGGCTCTTCATGTTGCTGTTTTAAATGGACATGAGCATATAGTGGAGGAGTTGATGAATCGAATGTCGGATGAGAGCTTGGCCATGTATGATAGAGACGGTTACACAGCTCTAATCACGGCTGCCGTGCTTGGAAATAGGAAAATGGTGGAGTGCATGCTTACAAAAAAATCTGATTTGATCAGAATTAAAAGTAATTCCAACGGAAAAAATCTTCCAGTTGTTATGGCTATTGATTTCGGGCAAATAGAAATGGCGCGCTATTTGTATGATCTTACTCCAGAAGGAGATTTAATTCCACAGGATAATGATCAGGAGATTACTCCAGATGAAGATTTAATTCCACAGGAGGATAATGATCAGGAGATTACTCCAGATGAAGATTTAATTCCACAGGATAATGATCAGGAGATTCATAAGGACCACAATGGTGCTACGCTTCTTACCTGTGCTATCTATGCTGGGACTTTGG ACGGAATGCATATTGCTTTGGGATTAATCGAACGCTGCCCACGTTTGGCATTGGCTATTGACAAGTATGACGAGTCGGGAATCTTAGCATTGGCCTCTATGCGTCAGTCCTTGCCAAGTGGAAATCAGCGCATCTACTCCTCAA ATGTAGAACATGGCCAAAGCAATCAAGAAGAAAGTAACAGATCAG ATTTAGAACATGGCCAAAGCAATCAAGAAGAAAGTAACAGATCAA ATGTAGAACATGGCCAAAGCAATCAAGAAGAAAGTAACAGATCAG ATCTAGAACATGGCCAAAGCAATCAAGAAGGAATTAACATATCAG AGGTAGAACATGGCCAAAGCAGTCAAGAAGAAATTAACATTTCAG AACATGGCCAAAGCAATCAAGAAGAAATTAACAGATCAG ATGTAGAACATGGCCAAAGCAATCAAGAAGAAATTAACAGATCAA ATGTAGAACATGGCCAAAGCAATCATGAAGAAATTAACAGATCAG ATCTAGAACATGGCCAAAGCAATCAAGAAGGAATTAACATATCAG GTATAATGCGCATTCCAATTTTGGCTCCTGCGATTTGTAAAACTCGTTCGAATATTTCAGAGGTAGAACATGGCCAAAGCAGTCAAGAAGAAATTAACATTTCAG ATGTAGAACATGGCCAAAGCAATCATGAAGAAATTAACAGATCAG GAATCACGCAGTTGTACGAGATGAAGAGGATCCATGACCAGTACGATAAACTTCTTTCTAAAATGTGTGAAGAGATATCAGAATCACTTCAATCAAACACTCAACAACTTAAGGATGGCCTAGTTTATACTGCCATTTGCCAGGCTGCCGAGAACGGGATTTCCGAGTTTGTTTCTAAGATGCTTGAAACGGATCGACATTTTTTATGGACCGAAGATAGAAATGGAAGGAACATATTTATGCTCGGTGTCTTGCATCGTCAAGAAAAAATCTTTAGCATTCTATACCGGCTAGATGGGAAGATCATGAACTCCTTGACATGTTTACAAGATCGcaataaaaataacatgttACATATGGCAGGGATGATGGAAGATGCCATCAGGCAGATTAATCAAATCCCAGGGGCAGCTTTACAGATGCAAAGAGAGTTACAATGGTTCaag GAGGTAGAGAGAATTGTCCTTCCCAGGCATAAGGAAACCAAAAATGGGGATGGTTTAACTCCCCGACAACTATTTACGAAGAACCACGAGGACATGAAggaaaagggagagaaatggatgaaaaataCAGCAAGGTCATGTACGGTGGTGGGTGCTCTCATTGTTACTATTATGTTTGCAGCTATCTTTACTCTTCCAGGTGATAACAACCAAAGCATGGGCTTGCCAAAGTCCTTGAACAAGTTTTGGCTCAACGTCCTCATAATATTCGATGCATTGtcccttttttcttcctcaacttcAGTCTTGATGTTTTTGGGAATTCTCACATCACGTTATTCAGAAGAGGATTTTCTTGAGTATTTGCCAAGACAGATGATAATAGGCCTTTTGACTCTCTTTTGCTCTATTGCGACCATGATGATAACCTTTTCAAGTGCTCTTTTAATCATCCTACAAGAGCAATTACGGATTGCAATTCCTCTCATTTGTTTGGCTAGTGTTCCAGTCACGTTCTTCGTATGGATTCAGTTCCCAATTCTTAAGGACATGATCATTTCAACCTACGGACCAAGCATCTTCACAGGCCGAAAATGA